The following proteins come from a genomic window of Doryrhamphus excisus isolate RoL2022-K1 chromosome 12, RoL_Dexc_1.0, whole genome shotgun sequence:
- the grtp1a gene encoding growth hormone-regulated TBC protein 1-A has protein sequence MEKNKTTSGTSAYGGTAKDRVNRVDPYGFERPEDFDYESYEEMMSEYLVVLTQRSIKWSKLLKGKHKVQRNVKLKRYIRKGVPNEHRALIWMATSGAQDQLEKNTGYYQSLLGAQHDPKMVESIATDLNRTFPDNVQFQTTSNPCLQKALYNVLRAYGHHNPTVGYCQGMNFIAGFLLIITKDEEQSFWLMDALLGKILPDYYSPAMLGLKTDQEVLGELVKVKSPRVWKTMMDHNVMWTLVVSRWFICLYIDILPVETVLRIWDCLFYEGSKILYRVALTLIHHHRLLIQQAQSLPDVCQVFKQITHGPFVEECHPFMQKIFTEPGRISIATLTKLRAVCRARIIAQEAN, from the exons atggagaagAACAAGACGACCAGCGGGACTAGCGCCTATGGTGGCACAGCCAAAGACAGAGTGAACAG GGTGGATCCTTATGGCTTTGAGCGGCCAGAAGACTTTGACTACGAGTCATATGAAGAGATGATGTCCGAGTATCTTGTTGTGCTCACCCAAAGGTCCATCAAGTGGTCCAAACTACTGAAGGGCAAACACAAGGTGCAGAGAAATGTAAAAC TCAAGCGCTACATCCGTAAAGGGGTACCCAATGAACACCGAGCCCTCATCTGGATGGCGACCAGTGGGGCTCAAGATCAGCTGGAGAAGAACACAGGCTACTACCAGTCACTGCTTGGAGCTCAGCATGACCCCAAAATGGTGGAGAGCATCGCTACAG acttgaaTAGAACATTCCCAGACAACGTACAGTTTCAAACGACATCCAACCCGTGTCTGCAGAAAGCTTTGTACAATGTGCTGCGGGCTTACGGTCACCACAACCCCACTGTGGGTTACTGTCAG GGCATGAATTTTATAGCTGGTTTTCTACTTATCATAACAAAAGATGAAGAGCAGTCCTTTTGGCTGATGGATGCACTCCTTGGAAAAATCCTACCAG ACTACTACAGTCCAGCCATGCTCGGGTTAAAGACAGACCAGGAGGTGTTAGGGGAGCTGGTGAAGGTCAAGTCCCCCAGAGTGTGGAAGACCATGATGGATCACAATGTAATGTGGACCCTGGTGGTGTCTCGGTGGTTCATCTGTCTCTATATAGACATCCTGCCAGTGGAG ACTGTTCTCCGAATTTGGGATTGCCTGTTCTACGAGGGCTCTAAAATCTTGTACCGTGTCGCGCTGACACTGATCCACCACCACAGACTTCTGATTCAGCAAGCCCAGTCCCTGCCAGATGTATGCCAAGTTTTCAAACAGATCACACACGGACCCTTTGTGGAGGAATGTCACCCATTCATGCAG AAAATCTTCACTGAACCAGGACGCATTTCCATTGCAACACTGACCAAACTCCGAGCGGTATGTCGAGCTCGTATCATTGCTCAGGAGGCAAACTGA
- the lamp1a gene encoding lysosome-associated membrane glycoprotein 1a: MKHSNCCSALLVLICFAVLGCSQAVTLEVREGNSTCIKADFTAFFSITYNTSSSARTVRVSLPNTTTVDAASSSCGADGSVPWLVATFGSGHALGLSFTRNGSFYSVDNLTLQYNLSDSSIFAEANSSDVVTVVSATVGIGAAINTTYHCVSSTSVVVGGQMVTLSDMRLEAYMTGNDLSSAETVCAADQASTAAPTTTAQTPTTPTPQPATPERGTYSISNNGTICFLAQMGLQLNFTYFSQSQNKTIQEIFNLTPNLTVSSGSCESNSANLVLTQDRTTTLNFIFTVNSTTNKYHLSGITLFANWSDMTVPFTATNTSLDYLGTTVGRSYMCNAEQTLVVVEQFSLNTFRLQVQPFGVTTNHFATAEECQMDQDQMLIPIIVGAALAGLVLIVLIAYLIGRKRSHAGYQTI; this comes from the exons ATGAAACACTCCAATTGTTGTAGCGCCCTACTGGTCCTCATCTGCTTTGCAGTGCTAG GCTGCAGTCAAGCTGTTACTCTTGAAGTGAGGGAGGGGAACTCTACATGCATCAAGGCAGACTTCACTGCATTTTTCTCCATCACTTACAACACCTCCAGTAGTGCG AGAACCGTGCGGGTGTCACTGCCCAACACCACCACAGTCGATGCGGCGAGCAGCTCGTGCGGTGCAGATGGCAGCGTACCGTGGCTGGTGGCTACGTTTGGATCTGGACACGCTCTAGGGCTGAGCTTCACAAGAAATGGAAGTTTTTACAGTGTGGATAACCTGACGCTGCAGTACAATCTCAGTGACTCTTCTATTTTTGCGGAGGCCAACAGCTCTG ATGTGGTCACTGTTGTGTCAGCGACTGTTGGAATCGGGGCAGCGATCAACACCACCTACCACTGTGTGAGCTCCACCTCTGTTGTAGTCGGGGGACAAATGGTCACATTATCTGATATGAGACTTGAGGCGTACATGACAGGAAATGATCTGAGTTCAGCTG AAACCGTCTGTGCAGCAGATCAAGCCAGCACTGCCGCTCCCACCACCACTGCCCAAACTCCAACCACACCAACTCCACAACCAGCAACACCCGAACGAGGAACATACTCCATTAGTAATAATGGCACAATTTGTTTCTTGGCCCAAATGGGACTGCAGCTCAATTTCACCTACTTCTCTCAATCCCAGAATAAG ACTATCCAGGAAATTTTCAATCTCACCCCAAATCTGACTGTTTCATCCGGATCATGTGaatccaacagtgcaaactTAGTTCTGACTCAGGACAGAACTACCACACTCAACTTCATCTTCACTGTG AACTCAACAACCAACAAATACCACCTTAGCGGGATAACCTTGTTCGCCAATTGGTCTGATATGACAG TTCCCTTCACAGCTACTAACACCAGCCTTGACTACCTGGGGACGACAGTGGGGCGCTCCTACATGTGTAACGCAGAGCAAACTCTTGTTGTGGTGGAACAATTCTCTTTGAACACATTCAGACTGCAAGTTCAACCCTTTGGAGTCACCACTAACCACTTTgccacag CCGAGGAGTGTCAGATGGACCAAGACCAGATGCTCATCCCCATCATTGTAGGAGCAGCCCTTGCTGGCCTGGTGCTGATTGTCCTCATTGCATACCTCATAGGCCGCAAGAGGAGCCATGCTGGATACCAGACCATCTGA
- the cul4a gene encoding cullin-4A yields MAQDTRQDKRANFSALTDTNGMTRTSSMASGKTATSKKLVIKNFKDRPKLAENYTEDTWLKLRDAVSAIQNSTSIKYNLEELYQAVENLCSYKVSPTLYKQLRQVCEEHVQAQIHQFREESLDNFSFLKRMNRCWQDHCRQTIMIRSIFLFLDRTYVLQSSLLPSIWDTGLELFRTHIVGDSAVQKRTVDGILEQIELERNGETADRSLLRSLLGMLSDLQVYKESFEERFLLETNRLYSAEGQQLMQERDVPEYLHHVARRLEEENDRIVSYLDQSTQKPLISCVEKQLLGEHMTAILQKGLSVLLDENRVTELALLYQLFSKVKGGLPTLLQFWRDYIKSFGGEIVCTPEKDKDMVQELLDFKDKMDNVTQCCFSRNEGFINAMKEAFETFINKRPNKPAELIAKYVDSKLRAGNKEATEEELERILDKIMIIFRFIHGKDVFEAFYKKDLAKRLLVGKSASVDAEKSMLSKLKHECGAAFTSKLEGMFKDMELSKDIMIQFKQYMQNQSEPSNIELTVNILTMGYWPSYLPMEVHLPSEMVKLQEVFKLFYLGKHSGRKLQWQPTLGHSVLKAEFKDGKKELQVSLFQTLVLLMFNEGEEFSMEEIGTATGIEEGELRRTLQSLACGKARVLNKNPRGKDVENGDRFNFNSDFKHKLFRIKINQIQMKETVEEQVSTTERVFQDRQYQIDAAVVRIMKMRKTLSHNLLVSELYNQLKFPVKPGDLKKRIESLIDRDYMERDKETPNQYHYVA; encoded by the exons ATGGCCCAAGACACCAGACAGGACAAGAGAGCCAACTTCTCCGCTTTAACGGACACCAACGGGATGACCAGGACCTCTTCCATGGCCTCAGGAAAAACCGCCACTTCCAAGAAATTAGTGATAAAAAATTTCAAAG ATCGGCCAAAACTAGCTGAGAACTACACTGAAGACACCTGGCTGAAACTGCGAGATGCAGTCAGTGCCATTCAGAACAGCACCTCCATTAAGTACAATCTTGAAGAGCTCTATCAG gCCGTCGAGAACCTGTGTTCGTATAAAGTATCCCCTACGCTGTACAAGCAGTTACGGCAAGTCTGTGAGGAGCACGTGCAGGCCCAGATCCACCAGTTTAGAGAA GAGTCTTTGGACAACTTTTCCTTCCTAAAGAGGATGAATCGCTGCTGGCAGGATCACTGCAGGCAAACT ATAATGATCAGAAGCATATTTCTCTTCCTGGATCGTACGTATGTGCTGCAGAGCTCGCTGCTCCCATCTATCTG GGACACTGGGCTGGAGCTGTTCCGTACCCACATTGTAGGTGATAGTGCTGTTCAGAAACGCACAGTAGATGGCATTTTGGAGCAGATCGAACTTGAGCGTAATGGTGAGACGGCTGACCGCAGTCTATTGAGAAGCCTGCTGGGAATGCTTTCAGACCTTCAG GTGTATAAAGAGTCCTTTGAAGAGAGATTTTTGCTTGAGACAAATCGTCTGTATTCTGCCGAGGGACAGCAGTTGATGCAAGAAAGAGAT GTGCCTGAATACCTGCATCATGTGGCTCGTCGGTTGGAGGAGGAGAATGATCGTATCGTGAGCTACCTCGACCAGAGTACCCA GAAACCTCTTATTAGCTGTGTTGAGAAACAACTTTTAGGAGAGCACATGACTGCAATATTGCAAAAAG GTCTGAGCGTTTTGTTAGATGAGAACCGTGTGACTGAGCTGGCCTTACTTTATCAACTGTTTAGTAAGGTGAAGGGAGGACTGCCGACATTACTGCAGTTTTGGAGAGACTACATCAAG TCCTTTGGTGGAGAGATCGTGTGTACACCGGAGAAAGACAAGGACATGGTGCAAGAGCTGCTGGATTTTAAGGACAAGATGGACAATGTCACTCAGTGTTGCTTTTCACGGAATGAGGGATTCATCAATGCCATGAAGGAGGCCTTTGAGACATTCATCAACAAACGACCCAATAAACCCGCAGAACTAATTG CTAAATATGTGGATTCAAAGTTGAGAGCTGGTAACAAGGAGGCTACAGAGGAAGAGCTGGAGAGAATTCTTGACAAGATTATGATAATATTCCGTTTCATCCATG GAAAAGATGTCTTTGAAGCGTTTTATAAGAAGGACTTGGCCAAGCGTCTGCTGGTTGGCAAGAGTGCTTCCGTTGATGCTGAAAAGTCAATGCTATCCAAGCTGAAACATG AATGTGGCGCAGCGTTTACCAGTAAGCTAGAAGGGATGTTTAAGGACATGGAACTCTCCAAAGACATCATGATTCAGTTCAAACAG TACATGCAGAACCAGAGTGAGCCAAGCAACATAGAACTAACCGTCAACATCCTCACCATGGGTTACTGGCCTTCATACTTACCCATGGAGGTCCATTTGCCCTCAGAG ATGGTAAAACTCCAGGAGGTGTTCAAGCTGTTCTACTTGGGGAAGCACAGTGGGAGGAAGCTGCAGTGGCAGCCCACACTTGGCCACTCCGTCCTAAAGGCAGAGTTTAAAGAC GGAAAGAAGGAGCTACAGGTGTCCCTGTTCCAGACATTAGTGCTACTGATGTTCAATGAGGGAGAGGAATTCAGCATGGAGGAGATTGGTACTGCCACAGGCATAG agGAGGGCGAGCTAAGGCGTACATTGCAGTCTCTGGCTTGTGGAAAAGCCCGCGTCCTCAACAAGAACCCACGAGGGAAAGACGTGGAGAATGGAGACCGTTTCAATTTCAACAGTGATTTTAAACACAAACTTTTCCGCATCAAAATCAACCAGATCCAAATGAAAGAAACC GTTGAGGAGCAAGTTAGCACCACAGAGCGCGTGTTTCAAGACCGGCAGTATCAGATTGATGCAGCTGTGGTGCGCATCATGAAGATGAGGAAGACCCTCAGCCACAACCTACTTGTGTCAGAGCTCTACAATCAGTTGAAGTTCCCTGTCAAG CCTGGTGACCTGAAGAAACGGATTGAGTCCCTCATAGACAGAGACTATATGGAGCGTGATAAGGAGACTCCTAACCAGTACCACTATGTTGCCTGA
- the tgfbrap1 gene encoding transforming growth factor-beta receptor-associated protein 1 homolog gives MSIKAFELIPAVERDLLMGDKARIKIECIECCGKHLYVGTNDCFIHHFLLEEVTSAKGKLTYSAQKLLHKYLGLKKPVAELRGASALERLIVLCDGIVFLVDMVTLETVPSAAGGGAKIRGVTAFCINENPVNGDPFCVEMGVLSLKRRTVQIYMVYEDRVQLLKEVTTPEQPCAVCLDGYFLCLALATQYMILNYKTGAAQDLFPYNSEERRPIVKRIGREEFLLAAPGGLGMFANAEGASQRAPVSWSESIIGTAVCFPYVVALDESFITIHSMLDQQLKQTLSFRDGHILQDFEGKVILASTKAVYVLVPLPLERQIQDLLASHRVEEALILTEGAQRNIPKEKFLILHKRILQQAGFIQFSQLQFIEAKEHFRKGQLDVRELISLYPLLLPASSSFTRCHPPLHEFADLNHLAQGDLEKVLQCKTFLMSYLAEVRSTEVANGCKEDVDTALLKLYAEQDHESLLDLIASDNACLLADCVPWLEKYHKYFALGLLYHSNGQDSAALQMWIRVADGDLKDSTRPDLFEYIVDFLCSTSNLDLVWKYANWALQQDPTTAVHIFSKRSVEAPQSDLKPDDVITYLGKHRDALLLYLEHLVLERRIQKEKYHTHLAVLYTDRVLSLLSEPTSNEEQLSGPREQLQALLRESNLYRAQYLLGKIENFEQLLLERALLHGKLEEHNEALHILVHKLRDFSSAEAYCIWASSWQDSAYRQQLFHLLLRMYLGKNAVKKSQTATCEDNGDLEMAAVDLLNRHGELFDAVHVLRTLPDNWSLQLLRPFLGRAIRANMHASRTSQIALGLAHSEHLQLLHDKLKETKKPITVSAKKGCHLCHNTFSEPDVVCLPGGVPVHTHCVAQRVRDSPTKKQLTNSNKDT, from the exons ATGAGCATCAAGGCCTTTGAGCTCATCCCAGCTGTGGAGCGGGACCTCCTCATGGGTGATAAGGCTCGCATCAAAATTGAATGTATAGAATGTTGTGGAAAGCACTTATATGTGGGAACCAACGACTGTTTCATCCACCACTTTCTGCTGGAAGAGGTCACTTCTGCCAAAGGGAAGCTGACTTACTCGGCTCAGAAACTGCTACACAAATACCTGGGCCTAAAGAAGCCAGTGGCTGAGCTGCGGGGCGCCTCTGCTTTGGAGCGCCTGATTGTGCTTTGCGATGGCATCGTGTTCCTTGTGGACATGGTGACACTGGAAACTGTGCCGTCGGCAGCAGGAGGTGGAGCCAAGATCAGAGGTGTGACGGCCTTTTGCATTAATGAGAACCCGGTGAACGGTGatccattctgtgtggaaatgGGCGTCCTTTCCTTGAAGCGTAGGACGGTTCAGATTTACATGGTTTATGAGGACAGAGTGCAGCTGCTCAAAGAGGTGACCACGCCGGAGCAGCCTTGTGCTGTCTGTCTCGATGGTTACTTCCTGTGTCTGGCGTTGGCCACGCAATACATGATCTTGAACTATAAGACAGGAGCTGCCCAAGATCTTTTCCCTTACAACAGCGAGGAGAGGAGACCCATTGTAAAGAGGATTGGCAGGGAGGAGTTCCTCTTGGCAGCGCCAGGTGGTCTGG GAATGTTTGCCAATGCAGAAGGGGCTTCTCAACGTGCTCCTGTCAGCTGGTCCGAGAGCATCATTGGCACAGCTGTGTGCTTCCCATATGTGGTGGCCTTAGATGAGAGCTTCATCACCATCCACAGCATGTTGGACCAACAGTTAAAACAGACGCTTTCATTCAGGGATGGACACATTCTACAAGACTTTGAAG ggAAGGTGATTCTGGCGTCCACTAAAGCTGTGTACGTTCTGGTGCCCTTGCCACTCGAGAGACAAATTCAGGACTTGCTGGCCAGCCACAGAGTGGAGGAGGCACTCATCCTTACAGAGGGAGCACAAAGAAATATTCCCAAAGAAAAATTCCTG atcTTGCACAAAAGGATTCTGCAGCAGGCAGGCTTCATACAGTTTAGCCAACTACAATTCATAGAAGCAAAAGAACATTTCAg GAAAGGTCAGCTGGATGTGCGGGAGCTGATTTCTCTGTACCCACTGCTACTGCCAGCTTCTTCTTCATTCACACGTTGCCACCCTCCTCTCCATGAGTTTGCAGATCTCAATCACCTGGCACAGGGAGACCTGGAAAAAGTGTTGCAATGCAAGACATTTCTGATGAGTTATTTGGCAGAG GTCAGAAGCACAGAGGTAGCTAATGGTTGTAAGGAGGACGTGGACACCGCTCTATTGAAACTGTATGCTGAACAAGATCATGAGAGTCTTCTAGACCTGATAGCATCAGACAATGCGTGCTTGTTAGCAGACTGTGTCCCGTGGTTGGAAAAATATCACAA ATATTTTGCACTTGGGCTTCTCTACCATTCTAATGGTCAGGATTCAGCAGCTCTTCAG ATGTGGATTCGTGTAGCTGATGGGGATCTAAAGGATTCTACAAGACCTGATCTCTTTGAGTACATTGTGGACTTTCTTTGTTCCACTTCCAATCTGGACCTAGTATGGAAGTACGCAAATTGGGCTCTACAACAGGATCCCACT ACAGCTGTCCACATCTTTTCCAAGAGGTCTGTTGAGGCACCCCAGTCTGACCTGAagcctgatgatgtcatcacataCTTGGGAAAGCACAGGGACGCTCTTCTTCTGTACCTGGAACACCTGGTGCTTGAAAGACGGATACAG AAGGAGAAATATCACACACATCTGGCAGTCTTATACACGGACAGAGTCTTATCTTTGCTGTCCGAGCCTACATCCAATGAAGAGCAGCTGAGCGGACCCAGAGAGCAACTCCAGGCTCTACTCAGGGAGTCAAACCTGTACAGAGCTCAGTATCTTTTAG gtAAGATAGAAAACTTTGAGCAACTGCTGCTAGAACGTGCATTGCTACATGGAAAACTGGAGGAGCATAATGAAGCACTCCACATTTTGGTGCACAAGCTGAGAGACTTCTCATCTGCGGAGGCCTATTGTATTTGGGCTTCTTCTTGGCAAGATTCAGCTTACCGACAGCAGCTATTTCACCTTCTCCTGAGAATGTATCTTGGAAAAAATGCAGTCAAAAAATCCCAAACAGCAACGTGTGAAGACAATGGAGATCTAGAAATGGCAGCGGTGGACCTCCTGAATCGTCACGGAGAGTTGTTTGATGCGGTTCATGTACTGAGAACTCTGCCAGATAACTGGTCGTTACAACTGCTGCGGCCCTTTCTGGGTCGAGCCATCAGGGCTAATATGCATGCCTCCCGCACGTCCCAGATCGCCCTTGGGCTCGCCCACTCTGAACACCTTCAACTACTGCATGACAAG CTCAAAGAGACAAAGAAGCCAATCACTGTGTCAGCAAAGAAGGGCTGCCACTTATGCCACAACACCTTCAGTGAGCCCGACGTAGTGTGTCTGCCTGGCGGTGTGCCTGTCCACACTCACTGCGTCGCCCAGAGAGTAAGAGACTCCCCCACAAAGAAACAGTTAACTAACAGCAACAAAGATACGTGA